One Panicum virgatum strain AP13 chromosome 3N, P.virgatum_v5, whole genome shotgun sequence DNA segment encodes these proteins:
- the LOC120663561 gene encoding pyruvate kinase 1, cytosolic, with protein MHSTNLLLEEPIRMASILEPSKTSFFPAMTKIVGTLGPKSRTVDTISACLKAGMSVARFDFSWGDAAYHQETLENLKLAIKATKKLCAVMLDTVGPELQVVNKNETPISLEENGTVVLTPHQGQEASSSLLPINFSGLAKAVTPGATIFVGQYLFTGSETTSVWLEVSEVQGDDVVCIIKNTATLAGSLFTLHCSQIHIDLPTLSDEDKDVIRKWGAPNKIDFLSLSYTRHAEDVRQAREFLSKLGDLSQTQIFAKIENVEGLNHFDEILEEADGIILSRGNIGIDLPPEKVFLFQKSALHKCNMAGKPAVVTRVVDSMTDNLRPTRAEATDVANAVLDGSDAILLGAETLRGLYPVETISTVGRICAEAEKVFNQDLYYKRTVKYVGEPMTHLESIASSAVRAAIKVKASVIICFTSSGRAARLIAKYRPSMPVLSVVIPRLKTNQLKWSFTGAFEARQSLIVRGLFPMLADPRHPAESTSATNESVLKVALDHGKASGVIKSHDRVVVCQKVGDSSVVKIIELDD; from the exons ATGCATTCGACGAATCTCCTGCTCGAGGAGCCCATCCGCATGGCCTCAATCCTCGAGCCATCCAAGACC aGCTTCTTCCCCGCGATGACGAAGATCGTGGGGACGCTCGGGCCCAAGTCGCGCACCGTCGACACCATCTCCGCCTGCCTCAAGGCCGGCATGTCCG TTGCGCGGTTCGATTTCTCGTGGGGAGACGCCGCCTACCACCAGGAGACGctcgagaacctcaagctcgCCATCAAGGCCACCAAGAAGCTATGCGCC GTCATGCTTGATACTGTCGGCCCCGAGTTGCAGGTGGTTAACAAGAATGAAACCCCGATTTCCCTCGAGGAGAATGGCACTGTGGTTCTCACACCTCATCAGGGGCAAGAAGCCTCCTCCAGCTTGCTGCCCATCAACTTCTCCGGACTCGCCAAG GCTGTGACACCAGGCGCAACAATATTTGTGGGACAATACTTGTTCACTGGCAGTGAGACTACTTCAGTTTGGTTGGAG GTTTCTGAAGTTCAAGGAGATGATGTGGTCTGTATAATCAAGAACACAGCTACATTGGCTGGGTCACTGTTCACACTGCATTGCTCCCAGATTCATATTGACTTGCCAACGCTATCTGATGAGGATAAGGAC GTTATCAGAAAATGGGGTGCTCCAAACAAGATTGACTTTCTCTCTTTGTCTTACACAAGGCATGCTGAAGATGTGCGGCAG GCACGGGAGTTCCTCTCAAAATTGGGTGATCTCAGCCAAACTCAGATTTTTGCCAAAATTGAGAATGTTGAG GGCTTGAACCATTTTGATGAAATACTGGAAGAGGCAGATGGTATCATTCTGTCAAGAGGAAACATCGGAATTGATCTTCCACCTGAGAAG GTCTTTTTGTTTCAAAAGTCCGCTCTGCACAAGTGCAACATGGCTGGAAAGCCTGCTGTTGTCACTCGTGTTGTTGACAGTATGACTGACAACCTCAGGCCTACTCGGGCGGAGGCAACCGATGTGGCAAATGCAGTACTTGATG GGAGTGATGCCATTCTCCTTGGTGCTGAGACTCTCCGTGGTTTATATCCAGTTGAGACTATTTCAACAGTGGGCAGAATTTGTGCTGAG GCTGAGAAAGTATTCAACCAAGATTTATACTACAAGCGAACTGTGAAATATGTTGGGGAACCGATGACACACTTGGAGTCCATTGCTTCCTCAGCG GTGCGAGCTGCTATCAAAGTTAAGGCATCTGTGATCATTTGCTTCACCTCTTCTGGACGAGCTGCAAG GCTCATTGCGAAGTACAGGCCCAGCATGCCTGTTCTTTCTGTTGTCATTCCTCGTCTAAAGACAAACCAACTGAAGTGGAGTTTCACCGGTGCTTTTGAG GCAAGACAATCACTTATAGTTAGAGGCCTCTTTCCGATGCTTGCTGATCCACGGCATCCT GCTGAATCTACCAGCGCTACAAATGAGTCAGTTCTGAAGGTTGCTCTTGACCACGGCAAAGCCTCTGGTGTGATCAAGTCTCATGACCGTGTAGTTGTTTGCCAGAAAGTGGGAGATTCATCAGTTGTGAAGATCATTGAGTTGGATGACTAG